The following proteins are encoded in a genomic region of Palaemon carinicauda isolate YSFRI2023 chromosome 19, ASM3689809v2, whole genome shotgun sequence:
- the LOC137659124 gene encoding piggyBac transposable element-derived protein 4-like translates to MNAPSAHVSVVNVNKVKLLVKMKIQFALEEDDDDYEPSDTDSDGTNDSSSDESQDDTVTEEEDLEAPTSPENDSYRCMEYVWTKDTTNFVPKHDIPDKHDCIVTMSVTRASSELDIFLRLFPKSLFLQIAHYTNERLDILAEKKKKNIQHTCLSELMVIFGCTLVMSYNRVPAMRMYWSRKSSLRNEKISESISRDRFQIVFSKLYFNNPCKPAESSKIFYVEDVVRCLKITFLAARTDSTFQSIDESMTKFKGRSSLKQYLPMKPVKRGIKTWVRSDSNTGYVYDFNIYQGKETQVMEGTLGERVIKMLSETIRAPEV, encoded by the coding sequence ATGAAAATACAATTTGCACTGGAAGAGGATGACGACGATTATGAACCATCAGATACTGACAGTGATGgaacaaacgattcttcttcagatGAATCACAGGATGATACAGTCACAGAAGAGGAAGACCTAGAAGCACCCACTAGCCCAGAAAATGATTCGTACAGATGTATGGAATATGTGTGGACTAAAGACACTACAAATTTTGTGCCTAAGCATGACATACCAGATAAGCATGACTGCATTGTAACTATGTCTGTAACAAGAGCTTCATCAGAGTTGGACATCTTCCTAAGATTATTTCCAAAGAGTCTTTTTCTACAAATAGCACATTACACTAACGAGAGACTTGATATTttggctgaaaagaagaaaaaaaatattcaacacacATGTCTCTCAGAGTTGATGGTAATCTTCGGATGCACACTAGTGATGTCTTACAATCGAGTACCTGCCATGAGAATGTATTGGTCAAGAAAGTCCTCactaagaaatgagaaaataagcGAGTCAATTTCAAGGGATAGATTTCAAATAGTTTTTTCGAAACTGTACTTCAATAATCCATGTAAACCAGCAGAATCTTCCAAGATATTCTATGTAGAAGATGTGGTGAGGTGCTTGAAAATAACTTTTCTTGCTGCAAGAACAGACAGCACATTTCAGTCCATAGATGAAAGCATGACAAAGTTCAAGGGACGTTCCAGCCTGAAACAGTATTTGCCTATGAAACCAGTGAAACGAGGAATCAAAACCTGGGTAAGATCAGACTCAAATACTGGCTATGTGTATGACTTCAATATCTATCAAGGAAAGGAAACACAAGTTATGGAAGGAACTCTTGGTGAAAGAGTAATCAAGATGCTTTCAGAAACAATAAGGGCACCAGAAGTATGA